tggttaacgttactgaccatgagtcagcacgggccagtctAGTATTGGACCTGCCTGGTTTCGCATCCTGGGCTTTcagccaacccagatgttcatccttcctcggTCTGGTCGGTGCCTAGCTTACGCTGAGGgtggagttttatatatatatatatatatatatatatatatatatatatatatatatatatatatatatatatatatatattatccctggggataggggagaaagaatacttcccatgtactccctgcctatcgtagaaggcgactaaaaggggagggaggataagtttccaagtgcactttcgtgtaataatcacatcatcaggggagacacaagagagaaatataagtcagttgatatacatcgaagagacgaagctaggatatcaattgacttatatttctctcttgtgtctcccctgatttaCAGGTACTGGTATTTAGCTGTACATCTTGCAGAAATGAGAGCTTCAACGATCGCTACTAACAGGAGTCTCTCATAACTTTCGGATATGTAATATTCGTCCATTTATTAAGATAACATTTGTCGATTGAGATGGAATATTGTAGAACAGATGTCTTGGTTAGATTACTGACGTGTAGAGTAGAACTTGACCTTGTcatttatttagaaaaaaaaaacaatctggTCTCACTGCATATCCTGGCTTTACCATGTGGGGCTACCCTACACCCCTTACCTACTCCTGACTTTCAATAATGCTATccaaaaatatactttgttcaaggACTCCTATACATTCTCATGACGTTAGAATTAACTTACCATGTTGGAGAATAATTTAATATTATCAGAGCACACTTACAGTTGTATCTAATATACTGTACTTGTTTTAGATTAATGCAAAACGAATAACATAGCATTATACTTGCACCAAAaggtttaatattatgaattgtAAATAACATTTTCATATGAATGTGCTGCTTTTGTACGATACTATATGCATTAAAGAAGTGCAGGAAAAGTGTGCTAATGAGACACGAAAAATAATATGGAAGCGAGCGAAATCTAAAGGTACTGAGTAATACTGTGGCCGTGAGGAACCGCCCAGTTACACAGCCTCGTCCACTCAGATTCTATTTTGAAACACAGTGGGACTCACTTCCAGCATCAGAGGCAAgtgatttcatttatatttataaagCGGACGCATGAATTCTAGATGATGTCGAATTTAACGAAATTCCTTACACTGTGTAGGGATGAAAGCGGCCAAGTGCTACCGGCGCCACAGGGTAAAGTGGCGTGAAAAACGCCAGCGGCCTCCTATAGGACAACCTTAGAAAATATGTTTAGGCCAAACTTTCAGACTCATGCAAAACATTACCCAGAGCCTCATCCACGATATTATGGATCAATTACACCAAGCTGCTACaaataaggagagaaaaaaagaactcCGAAATATAACGTTTCAAACATACATCACccacaaacatttcatcttcAATCTTCCTTTCAGTTCGTCTCAATATATGCAGCCGGCTTCCCGAAGGCCAGCCAACTCTTATGATAGCGGCTCCCTAAATAGGCAAGTCTTCACTTAACAGAACCTTAAGGCTCAAACACAAACTTAGTCTGAACTTTAACCACTATCTTATACATCTTGGTCATTCTGAACCTCAATAAACTGCTACGGAGACGACCAAACAGATGCTTACCCTAACATAACTCCAAAGTCATGCACAAACTATCACccaccccaaccaaaaaaaaTCAACCCTAACTTTAATATAATTATCAGCAGCTAACCAGAAATCCCTGGCGAAGTTACGCCATCGGTGCCCTAGAGGATACAGACTTGTGGCTTAAATACGCCAAAGCTCCTCACAAGATAAGAGAAGACTGGCGTAAACACGCCAACACCCACTACAAGAATATACTGGTAGTGTATTACCTATGCAAAAAAAATGTTAGTATTATTTATACAAAAAATATACAAGTTATCTATTATGTTTGCCCAATGACACCCTAGTAAAATTTCTGACTTGCATAGAATGTCACCCTACTGAACCATCTGATTTATGGGCAACCTCCCAATGTAGATGTCACAGAGATGATCCTTTGAAGTACTGAACTTTTATGATCTTTtgacttgtctgtctgtctatctgttctcAATAAATATATGCCCATTTTCATGTGGTTGAAAAAGGGTATATAGGTGAGAAGCTTTTGTGGAAACATTTTTATGAATTTATGTCCCCAGTCTCACAAGCTGGCTTTGAAGAGGCAAAGGTACCCAGTTCCTGTGGCAAACTTCCGTAGCCTATACCTTCCATAACTCAAAATATCAATGTATTTTTCTGTTGCCACAAGccattttcctaaaaattttcaatttattcgccatttcctgcgttagcgaggtagcgttaagaacagaggactgggcctttgagggaatatcctcacctgtccccctctctgttcctttttttttgggggggggaaaattgaaaaaacgagaggggaggatttccagcccctgctccctccccttttagtcgccttctacgacacgcagggaatacatgggaagtattctttctcccctatccccagggatatgttgcTAATGTATATAACCATTTTGTGGGCATAAGATAGGGAGAGTTGCTTTTGTTCTTTCACAAAGCTTACCTTACTGCTCAcagaatttcattatttttcttgcaGCCCCAGCAGTTCACTTACCATTCATAAATCTGCCTTGTCAACTTCTACATTTCCATCCAGCTTATTATATGAGTTCTCAAATATATACAATCTAATAACTCATCTTTTGTCCATCCGACAGTAtttcataatctgacacccttCTATCACTTACTATATTTGTGTTTACATTCATTAAGGTGATTTAGATTAATTCCTCTTAGCCGAACAGAGAATCTAAAAGTTATAGCATATTTTAATCTTCCCTTTTTTCAGATTAAAAAAGGATGTGTGTTCCAATGTCAACATGAGGAGAAAGGCCTGTCAGATAGTTACATCAAAAAAGAAATCTAAGAATATTCATGAGAGAGAAGATGCTACCAATGAATCAACTCCACCAATTCTCTCAGGAGTAAAATGCTATATTCATCCTGCAAACTTTGGGGTCAAGAGGTTGAATATTTTTCAAAAGCTGGTAGAAAAATATGGAGGTGAAATAATCAAAACATTGCCATGCCCCAATAAGGGAATATCTCATGCTGTTTTTGAAGAAACAGTGGACATTGAAAAGTTAAAAGTACTGCTTGACCCATCCAGTTTTGATAATGCCATTTTTGTAAGATGTACTTGGCTAGTAAAATGTATAAAAGCAAAAGCAAAGGTTGAAACTAAAGACTATGAAATAATTTCAAATCCAGACCCATGTGAGAAGcatcaaaaaaaagaagagtttaaTATTTCTGAATACATAAAGGTCAAAGCCCCTCAAATGGaaaatgtcagaaatggaggtcAGTTACTGTTAAATCACTTGGAAAAAGATGACAATCTTTGTAGCAAAGAGTTTGTGGTCGGAAAGGACTTCAATCCAAATAATTCATCAGATGTGGATGAGacagaaatagaagaaaaaaaagcctcACTTCTGGTTGCTCAGCATGAACCAGATGGTCAGCAGAGTCTTGGTGAGAAGCTTAAAAGCCAACACCAAGAAGCAAAAACTGAAGAAAATCAAGCATCTAGTGGTTTGGCAGGACAGACTGTGACAGCAACATATCAAGACCAAGAAAGTGTAAAGTTGTTAATAAAACCCTTTCCAAAAAAGCTACAGGTAATAACtagtatattgtgtgtatatgcaGAGTTGAAAGATTGGAGGTACACTGAAAGCTCTAACCAATAAAGGTATTTTTAAGTGGAAAGTATGCAAAATGGATGTTTAGAAATATTTTTATGAGTCATTATATATATGAGTTgtggtaagagtatatggtaggcagccaatgaccaggaaggtatattaccagtactacccgcctgggtatcaggagggttagtgacatctgcttagtgagccagcactttagtagttgtcaagttgcattcctctgacccaggtagctgccttcTCTCTCTGCATCACTAACATTTGGACTACTGggcattctgcccacaaacatacaatctcatcTTGTTATATataactcttgacaacacttaactcgtgcagctcattcttcgtaagtctagattttcctgcggtgagcattaTGTgtgagccctgccttttggcaaaaggtTAGGAGTAGTAGACAGaagcagttggtaggaacatttgggagtaggaacatttaggagtATTAGATAGAGGTAGtcataaggaacattaggtaggagcatttgcaaactctgcctgtggcctgttaaaggtgaggcactaaaggctaagaagcggcactggaattCTTTAGTTATAAAggctctgttgctgtggccacccctttaagggaatTCCTAtcagaacaggcatcagagatatagatagagttatgcccTCAGAGATTTTGGTAAACTTATGCAGGGTATTCCAAGAGATTTATTTATGAATAGTGAATTTTAACATCTCATTACTTTTAGGTATACTTAGCATTGAATAGGCATAGGTTATTGAACTTGGAATTTcattttttaatgtatttcttATTCAGCTTTGATGTGTATGATACTGTAAGTATATTTAAGCTTCTTTAGTAAAGAATCGTCATATAATGTAATTTTGAGCTTTTCTCGAGTTTTGACAGAGGACTTGTCCTGTAATAATTCATGAAAAAGCTAGTTTTGAATAAATAAAATTCTAAGCATTCCCTTTGATGGTTAACAATCTTTCAGGAAAAAATCGTCATATAATGTAATTTTGAGCTTTTCTCGAGTTTTGAGAGAGGACTTGACCTATAATAATTCATGAAAAAGCTAgttttaaataaataaaattctaAGCATTTCCTTTGATGGTTAACAATCTTTCAGGAAAAATTTGTCTGTGCTCACTCTTCAAGTCAAATGATAGATCTCAATGCTCACATCACAGCTAAGCTTGAAAAACTGGCAGAAGTGTACAAAAGCAAGAATGATACATGGAGAGCTCATGGTTACCAAAAGGCCATTATTGCAATCCGCAACCACCCAAAGGAAATTACATCCAGAGAGGTAATAAGAAAGTTAGTTTCTTATGTAAGTTTACCAATACCTTTTCATGTGTggagaaaaattttaaaaatcaaCTAAAAGCTAGTGTTTTAAATTGTTAttgacactgtacaaaggcaaaggggataaaagtgagtgttcaaactacagaggcataagtttgtcgaatattccagggaaattgcatgggagggtattcattaagTGTGAGAGTGCATGGAGAGGAGcattgtggtgtcagaagtggtacaggatgtgttgatcaggtgtctgctttgaagaatgtgtatggaaaatacttagaaaaactgatagaTTAGTAGTtaccatttatgaatctggagaaggtatatggtagggttcatacacatgctttgtggaaggttttaagagaatatggtatgggaggtaagctgctagaagcactgaaaagttattatcaaggatgtatggcatgtgtacaagtagaaagagaggagagtgactagttactatgttcagtagggttgagggacaggtcaattgggaggtaagtttgaaaggagaaaaaccggaggaagtgaagtgttttagatatctgggagtggatttggcagcagatggacccatggaagcagaagtgaatcacagggtgggagagggggcgaaggttctgggagcgttgaagaacgtatggaaggcgagaacgttatctcagaaagcaaaaatgggtatgtttgaaggaatagtggttccaacaatgttatatgattgtgggGCATGGGcgatacatagggttgtgcggaggagggtggatgtgttggagatgacatgtttgaggaaaatatgtggtgtgaggtggtttaatcaagtaatgaaagggtaagagagatgtgtggtaataaaaagagtgtggttgagagagcagatgagggtgtattaaatgatttggtcacatggagagaatgagtgaggaaagattgacaaagaggatatatgtgtcagaggtggagggaacgaggagaagtgggagaccaaattggaggtgaaaagatggagtgaaaaagattttcagtgatcagggcctgaacatgcaggagggtgaaaggcgtgcaaggaatagagtgaattggaacgatgtggtatactggggtcgacgtgctatcagtggaatgaaccagggcatgtgaagcgtcatggaaagttctgtggggcctggatgtggaaagggggctgtggttttgatgcattgtacatgacagctagagactgagtgtgaatgaatgtggtctttgttgtcttttcctagtgctacctcgcgcacatgtggggggagggggttttcatttcatgtgtggcgacgggaatgaataagggcagacaggatgaattgtgtatatatgtatatgtctgtgtgtgtctatatatgtatatgttgagatgtataggtatgtatatgtgcatgtgtggatgtgtatgtatatacatgtgtatgtgggtgggttgggccattccttcgtctgtttccttgcactacctcgctaacgcgggagacagcgacaaagtataataaatattattttttttttattattatactttgtcgctgtctcccgcgtttgcgaggtagcgcaaggaaacagacgaaagaaatggccccccccccccatacacatgtatatacatacgtccacacacgcaaatatacatacctacacagctttccatggtttaccccagacgcttcacatgccctgcttcaatccactgacagcacgtcaaccccggtataccacatcgctccaattcactctattcttgccctcctttcaccctcctgcatgttcaggccccgatcacacaaaatctttttcactccatctttccacctccaatttggtctccctcttctccttgttccctccacctccgacacatatatcctcttggtcaatctttcctcactcatcctctccatgtgcccaaaccacttcaaaacaccctcttctgctctctcaaccacgctctttttatttccacacatctctcttacccttatgttactcactcgatcaaaccacctcacaccacacattgtcctcaaacatctcatttccagcacatccatcctcctgcgcacaactctatccatagtccacgcctcgcaaccatacaacattgttggaaccactattccttcaaacatacccatttttgctttccgaaataatgttctcgacttccacacattcttcaaggcccccaggattttcgccccctcccccaccctatgatacacttccgcttccatggttccatccgctgccagatccactcccagatatctaaaacacttcacttcctccagtttttctccattcaaactcacctcccaattgacttgaccctcaaccctactgtacctaataaccttgctcttattcacatttactcttaactttcttcttccacacacttttccaaactcagtcaccagcctctgcagtttctcacatgaatcagccaccagcgctgtatcatcaggggataggggagaaagaatacttcccatgcattcctcatgtgtcatacaaggcgactaaaggggacgggagcggggggctgtaaaccctcccctccttgtattttaactttctaaaaggggaaacaggagaaggagtcacacgggaagtgctcatcctcctcgaaggctcagattggggtgtctaaatgtgtgtggatgtaaccaagatgaggaaaaaggagagataggtagtatgtttgaggaaaggaacctggatgttttggctctgagtgaaaagaagctcaagagtaaaggggaagagtgatttgggaatgtcttgggagtaaagtcaggggttagttagaggacaagagcaagggaaggagtagcactactcctgaaacaggagtggtgggagtatgtgatagagtgtaagaaagtaaactctagactgatatgggcaaaactgaaagtggttggagagagatgggtgattattggtgcatatacacctgagcatgataagaaagatcatgagaggccagtgttttgggagcagctgtgagtgtgttggtagttttgatgcacgagactgggttatagggatgggtgatttgaatgcaaaggtgagtaatgtggcagttgagagaataattggtgtacatggggtgttcagtgttgtaaatggaaatggtgaagaggttgtagatttatgagctgaaaaaggactggtgattgggaatacctggtttaaaaagagagatatacataagtatacgtatgtaagtaggagagatggccagagagcgttattggattacgtgttaattgataggcgcgcgagagaggcttttggatgttaatgtgctgagaggtgcaactggagggatgtctgatcgttatcttgtggaggcgaaggtgaagatttgtagaggttttcagaaaagaagagagaatgttggggtggagagagtggtgagagtaagtgagcttgggaaggagacttgtgggaggaagtaccaggagagaatgattacagaatggaaaaaggtgagaacaaaggacaaaagTGGAGtgtaggaggaatgggatgtatttagggaagcagtgatggcttacgcaaaagatgcttgtggcatgagaagtgtgggagatgggcagattagaaagggtagtgaatgatgggatgaagtaagagtattagtaaaagagaagagagaggcatttggacgatttttgcagggaagtaatgcaaatgactgggagatgcataaaagaaagaggcaggaggtcaagagaaaggtgcaagaggtgaaaaagagggcaagtgagagttggggtgagagagtatcattaaattttagggagaataaaaagatgttttggaaggaggtaaataaagtgcgtaagacaagggaatcaatgggaacttcagtgaaggggtctaacggggaggtgataacaattagtggtgatgtgagaaggagatggagtcagtattttgaaggtttgttgaatgtgtttgatgataagagtggcagatatagggtattttcgtcgaggtggcgtgcaaagtgagagggttagggagaatgatttggaaaacggagaagaggtagtaaaagctttgtggaagatgaaagccggcaaggcagtgggtttggatggtattgcagtggaatttataaaaaaaaaagggggtgactgtattgttgactggttggttaggttatttaatgtatgtgtgactcatggtatatgatagagttgatagagatgctctgtggaaggtattaagaatatatggtgtgggaggcaagttgttagaagcagcgaaaagtttttatcgaggatataaggcatgtgtatgtgtaggaagagaggaaagtgattggttctcagtgaatgtaggtttgcggcagggatgtgtgatgtctccatggttgtttaattttgtttatggatggggttgttagggagttgaattcaacagttttggaaagaggggcaagtatgcagtctgttgtggatgagagagcttgggaagtgagtcagttgttgttcactgatgatacagcactggtggctgattcatgtgagaaactgcagaagctggtgactgagtttggttaagtgtgtgaaagaagaaagctgagagtaaatgtgaataagagcaaggttattaggtacagtagggttgagggtcaagtcaattgggaggtaagtttgaatggagaaaaactggaggaagtgaggtgttttagatatctgggagtggatttggcagcaaatggaaccatggaagcagaagtgaatcataggttgggggagggggcgaaaattctgggagccttgaagaatgtgtggaagttgagaacattatctcggaaagcaaaaatgggtatgtttgaaggaatagtggttccaacaatgttgtatggttgcaaggcatgagctatggatagagttgtgcgcaggagggtggatgtgctggaaatgagatgtttgaggacaatatgtggtgtgaggtggtttgatcgagtaagcagtgtaagggtaagagagatgtgtggtaataaaaagagtgtggttgagagagcagaagaaggtgttttgaaatagtttggtcacatggagagaatgagtgaggaaagattgacaaagaggatatatgtgtcagaggtggagggatcgaggagaagtgggagaccaaattggaggtggaaagatggagtgaaaaagattttgagtgatcagggcctgaacatacaggagggtgaaaggcgtgcaaggaatagagtgaattggaacaatgtggtatatcggggtcaacgtgctgtcaatggattgaactagggcatatgaagcatctggggtaaaccatggaacgttctgtggggcctggatgtggatagggagctgtggtttcggtgcattattacataacagctagagactgagtgtgaacgaatgtggcctttgttgtcttttcctaggtctacctcgcacacatgggggggtagggggttgttattccatgtgtggcgaagtggtgatgggaatgaataaaggcagacagtatgaattatgtacatgtgtatatatgtatatgtctgtgtgtgtatatatatgtatacattgagatgtataggtatgtatatttgcgtgtgtggatgtgtatgtatatacatgagtatgtgggtgggttaggacattcattcgtctgtttccttgcgttacctcgctaacgcgggagacagcgacaaagcaaaataaataaatataaaatgaatcatggtgaggtgcctgaggattggcagaatgcttgcatagtgccattgtacaaaggcaaaggggatacaagtgagtgctcaaatagcagcggtataaggttgttgagtattcctgggaaattatatgggagggtattgattgagagggtcaaggaatgtacagagaatcagattggggaagagcagtgtggtttctgaagtggtagaggatgtgtggatcaggtgttttctttgaagaatgcatgtgagaaatacttagaaaagcaaatggatttgcgtgtagcttttatggatctggagaaggcatatgatagagttgatagagatgctctggggaaggtattaagaatatatggtgtgggaggcaagctgttagaagcagtgaaaagtttttatcgaggatgtaaggcatgtgtacgtgtagaagagaggaaagtgattggttctcagtgaatgtaggtttgcggcaggggtgtgtgatgtctccatggttgtttaatttgtttatggatggggctgttagggagttgaatgcaagagttttggaaagaggggcaagtatgcagtttgttgtggatgagagagcttgggaagtcagttgttgttcgctgatgatacagcgctagtggctgtttcatgtgaaaaactgcagaagctggtgactgagtttggtaaagtgtgtgaaggaagaaagctgagagtaaatgggaataagagcaaggttatcaggtacagtagggttgagggacaagtcaactgggaggtaagtttgtatggagaaaactggaggaagttaagtgatttagatatctgggagtggatttggcagcggatggaaccatggaagcggaagtgaatcataagggtgggggagggggtgaaagttttgggagcgttgaagaatgtgtggaagtcgagaacattattttggaaaacaaaaattggtatatttgaaggaatagtggttccaacaatgtcatatggttgcgaggcgtgtgctatagatagagttgtgtgcaggagggtggatgtgctggaaatgagatgttttaggacaatatgtggtgtgaggtggtttgattgagtaagtaatatcaGGGTAAGAGGagtaagagagtgagtgaggaaagattgacaaagaggatatatgtgtcaggggtggagggaatgatgagaagtgggagaccaaattggaggtggtaagatggaatgaaaaatattttaagccatcggggcctgaacatacagaagggtgaaaagtgtgcaaggaaatagtgaattgggacgatgtggtatactgggatcaacgtgctgtcattggattgaacctgggcatgtgaagcacctggggtaaagcatggaaagttttgtggggcctggatttggaaagggagctgtggtttcggtgcattatacatgacagctagacactgagcatgaacaaaagtggccttcgttgtcgttttcctggcgttacctccctGACGAAGAGGGTGGCAATAACTTTTCTATGGGGCAGGGTGgctctgggaatggatgaaggcaagcaagtatatgtatgtacatgtgtatatatgtatatggctgtaagtatatgtatattgtatatgctgatatgtatatgtatgtatatgtgtaaaagcATATGGTTTGGGGGTTACCAGTTAGTGCAGACCCCGGATAATAAAGAGGCACCTTTAAATACCATATTTATTCCAACAACTTTTCTATGACAATTAGACAATAGCATCTTCATTAACAGCACCTTATACAATGCGTATCACTTAATTTCACTCTAAAATCACCCTACAATCCCCCACAATCACCCTACAATCACCGGATTCAGACAGCTGTGGAGGGCAGCCCTAAAATAAACATTAGTTATTACCACCGACCCCGTTGTTCTTTTAGTTTATCTATTTCTTACATGGATTTCTATTGTCTTACTATAAGACATGATCTCCTTTAATAAGTGGGTTTTACATGCACTTCACTGTTATTAAGTATATCAGTTACCTCCTGCCCCATGGCGTGACCTCGTCTTCCTACTCGCTTGACCTGTAACAAACACATCTTCCTTCAGAATATGTATTTACAATCCCGTCATTCTTATTACAGATATCACTGTCTATCGCTTAGACTGCTGTATGCAATCTTGTGTAAATTCTTATTTTACTTCTTATCGTAAGAGGACTCAAATATCCCTGACCTACCTATAAGGGCCGTGTGAAGGGTTTGTCTTCTGTGGTCCGGCTGGTATACCCGCCGGTGGGCGAGGCTATGCGTCTCGCTCAACATGAGAGCATCGATGTCCGTCCCGCCACTGTTGTTCTCTCTCCCCCAGGTTTCTTTACTCATCATTTACTTTACAGTTGCATctccttacacatgtatatgtacgcCTTTAATAGGCAAATAAccattcgaatactgtgtactcgaatacccttcgtctcacgttggttagCAACAGTGGTCCACACTGGccatttcccaacaggtgcacatagcctgcaatagcattttaccaaacctaactgtacaacgcggaggtatatgaatatgaacaaagtgcacatgaacgtgcaccttcatagaacatacaaacccccaatagccaggggcgatcatagcattACAGTaacgctcctgcctgttgcacaggggtcccgggttcgatcctggatgttggacgtttatatgt
This genomic window from Panulirus ornatus isolate Po-2019 chromosome 62, ASM3632096v1, whole genome shotgun sequence contains:
- the LOC139745747 gene encoding DNA polymerase lambda-like; translation: MPKTSAPTNRCPTTVMRLRLKKDVCSNVNMRRKACQIVTSKKKSKNIHEREDATNESTPPILSGVKCYIHPANFGVKRLNIFQKLVEKYGGEIIKTLPCPNKGISHAVFEETVDIEKLKVLLDPSSFDNAIFVRCTWLVKCIKAKAKVETKDYEIISNPDPCEKHQKKEEFNISEYIKVKAPQMENVRNGGQLLLNHLEKDDNLCSKEFVVGKDFNPNNSSDVDETEIEEKKASLLVAQHEPDGQQSLGEKLKSQHQEAKTEENQASSGLAGQTVTATYQDQESVKLLIKPFPKKLQEKFVCAHSSSQMIDLNAHITAKLEKLAEVYKSKNDTWRAHGYQKAIIAIRNHPKEITSREEALAIHGIGERLADKVAEIVESGKLRKVTEVCEGEEADTLKLFMGVWGAGPSTCQTWYAQGFRTLEDLLSKATLTRHQQIGLKHYGDINSRIPREEVAEIEEYVRSVALTIQKGLIVMVCGSYRRGKPNCGDVDILITHPDGHSHKNLFKLILNHLRETGFLTDDLVTQEVSGNQQKYLGVCKIPRRKHRRLDLIVVPYAEFAPAKMYFTGSAHFNRSMRLLATKKGMSLSEHGLRAGVVRQGREKLTDGCLLDTPTEESIFAHLGLEYRSPQERDH